One Actinosynnema pretiosum DNA segment encodes these proteins:
- a CDS encoding class I SAM-dependent methyltransferase, translating to MVVHNVGNGADPQSFDSFALEYDRFCDFEDHPVWGWVADAGVRPGGRALDAGCGSGRRCRELADHYDEVLGVDLSAPLIRLARARRSHPRVRYEVADLADVDGGAEGFDLVFSSTTLHHVPDLDDALRKLKSLVRPGGFAVLVDNVADRPTPPAHVYRVGALLSLPRDVRAHGWRDAAWLFRFRTGGPWLAHLLTDRYLSRPEFERRYGSIFPGASFVDRGFAHALVWRRDG from the coding sequence GTGGTCGTCCACAACGTCGGTAATGGCGCGGACCCCCAATCCTTCGATTCATTCGCCCTGGAATACGACCGGTTCTGCGACTTCGAGGACCACCCGGTCTGGGGGTGGGTCGCGGACGCGGGCGTCCGGCCGGGCGGGCGCGCCCTGGACGCGGGCTGCGGGTCCGGCCGCCGGTGCCGGGAACTGGCCGACCACTACGACGAGGTGCTCGGCGTCGACCTGAGCGCCCCGCTGATCCGGCTGGCCAGGGCCCGCAGGTCGCACCCGAGGGTGCGGTACGAGGTCGCGGACCTCGCCGACGTCGACGGCGGCGCCGAGGGGTTCGACCTCGTGTTCAGCTCCACCACCCTGCACCACGTCCCCGACCTGGACGACGCGCTCCGCAAGCTGAAGTCCCTGGTCCGCCCCGGCGGCTTCGCCGTGCTGGTGGACAACGTCGCGGACCGCCCCACCCCGCCCGCGCACGTCTACCGCGTCGGCGCGCTGCTCTCGCTGCCCCGCGACGTCCGCGCGCACGGCTGGCGCGACGCGGCCTGGCTGTTCCGGTTCCGCACCGGCGGCCCGTGGCTGGCGCACCTGCTGACCGACCGCTACCTGTCCCGCCCGGAGTTCGAGCGCCGCTACGGCTCGATCTTCCCCGGCGCGTCCTTCGTGGACCGGGGGTTCGCGCACGCGCTGGTGTGGCGCAGGGACGGGTGA
- a CDS encoding NAD-dependent epimerase/dehydratase family protein codes for MASPRTAARTERVLITGGAGFIGAHLAAELTARGCAVVPVDDLRVAPLQPPPAGLLVKSVLDLDRSDLDGITAVYHLASHKSVPESFERPLDYLDNVDSGRHLLRLCEQAGTPRVLVGSTCEVYGNSLALPNTEAAPLAPRSPYASSKVALEMIARNHQQRRGSRVTVVRLFNVYGPGERADALVPALCLRAAQGRGLPIEGTGRQCRDFSYVADTVHKLAGLLHAPPAPTVNLGSGRSRSVLEVAALLREIRPGLELEFQPGRRDEIDEFRADTTVQDGLLGLPPAVTGMREGVRRTYDWWAAGLVDVPAARTPLLVKELT; via the coding sequence ATGGCCTCTCCACGAACCGCTGCACGAACCGAACGGGTCCTGATCACCGGCGGCGCGGGCTTCATCGGCGCGCACCTCGCCGCCGAGCTGACCGCGCGCGGGTGCGCCGTCGTCCCGGTCGACGACCTGCGCGTCGCCCCGCTCCAACCGCCACCCGCCGGGCTGCTGGTCAAGTCCGTGCTGGACCTGGACCGCTCCGACCTGGACGGGATCACGGCCGTCTACCACCTGGCCTCGCACAAGAGCGTTCCCGAGTCGTTCGAGCGCCCGCTCGACTACCTCGACAACGTCGACTCGGGCAGGCACCTGCTGCGGCTGTGCGAGCAGGCCGGGACGCCGCGCGTGCTCGTGGGCAGCACCTGCGAGGTGTACGGGAACTCGCTGGCGCTGCCCAACACCGAGGCCGCGCCGCTCGCCCCGCGCTCCCCGTACGCCTCCTCGAAGGTCGCGCTGGAGATGATCGCCCGCAACCACCAGCAGCGCCGGGGCTCCCGCGTCACGGTCGTGCGCCTGTTCAACGTCTACGGCCCCGGCGAGCGCGCCGACGCCCTCGTGCCCGCGCTGTGCCTGCGCGCCGCCCAGGGCCGCGGCCTGCCGATCGAGGGGACCGGGAGGCAGTGCCGCGACTTCTCCTACGTGGCCGACACCGTCCACAAGCTCGCGGGCCTGCTCCACGCGCCGCCCGCGCCGACCGTCAACCTCGGCTCCGGCCGCTCCCGGTCGGTGCTGGAGGTCGCCGCGCTGCTGCGGGAGATCCGCCCCGGCCTGGAGCTGGAGTTCCAGCCCGGCAGGCGCGACGAGATCGACGAGTTCCGCGCCGACACCACCGTCCAGGACGGCCTGCTCGGCCTGCCCCCGGCGGTGACCGGGATGCGCGAGGGCGTGCGCCGCACCTACGACTGGTGGGCGGCCGGGCTCGTCGACGTCCCCGCCGCCAGGACCCCGCTGCTGGTCAAGGAGCTCACCTGA
- a CDS encoding radical SAM protein — MPGYSAPVRASVDVTYACDLRCVHCRTNTGEIPAHIRRRMLSVEQLGEVLLELDRMGAFEITLTGGEPTIRKGFWSLLDVVPRLSFATVTLITNAANQTREQLDRILDSGISSIRVSMDGTRETFEAVRLVDAFDRVIENSAYLRDRVRSFKVLTTVMRTNLHNVLELTAHLRRTGFRRQDLILVRAHGRGGRNRLLLTEDETMRLHAEVAEFRDRVPATEFDLNLNAPYLVPGRGMPSHQDVVMFPYLVKDSSIAISATGDVTMSRLYSSHPLGNTKDAPVADIWARGQEQLAREQEEFTDERLREIFWDFAAAERSTSEPLVLTSLLDRQIFEGYEVR; from the coding sequence ATGCCCGGCTACTCCGCGCCCGTGCGCGCCAGCGTGGACGTCACCTACGCGTGCGACCTGCGCTGCGTGCACTGCCGCACCAACACCGGCGAGATCCCCGCGCACATCCGCCGCCGGATGCTCTCGGTCGAGCAGCTCGGCGAGGTGCTGCTGGAGCTCGACCGCATGGGCGCCTTCGAGATCACCCTCACCGGCGGGGAACCCACCATCCGCAAGGGCTTCTGGTCGCTGCTGGACGTGGTGCCGCGCCTGAGCTTCGCCACCGTCACGCTGATCACCAATGCCGCCAACCAGACCCGCGAGCAGCTCGACCGCATCCTGGACAGCGGCATCTCCTCGATCCGGGTCAGCATGGACGGCACCCGCGAGACGTTCGAGGCGGTCCGGCTGGTCGACGCGTTCGACCGGGTGATCGAGAACTCGGCGTACCTGCGCGACCGGGTGCGCAGCTTCAAGGTGCTCACCACGGTCATGAGGACCAACCTGCACAACGTCCTGGAGCTGACCGCGCACCTGCGCCGCACCGGTTTCCGCCGCCAGGACCTGATCCTGGTGCGCGCGCACGGCAGGGGAGGCCGCAACCGCCTGCTGCTGACCGAGGACGAGACCATGCGGTTGCACGCCGAGGTCGCCGAGTTCCGGGACCGGGTCCCCGCCACGGAGTTCGACCTGAACCTCAACGCGCCCTACCTCGTGCCGGGCCGGGGGATGCCGTCGCACCAGGACGTGGTGATGTTCCCGTACCTGGTCAAGGACAGCAGCATCGCGATCTCCGCGACCGGTGACGTGACGATGAGCAGGCTCTACAGCTCGCACCCGCTGGGCAACACCAAGGACGCGCCCGTCGCGGACATCTGGGCGCGCGGGCAGGAGCAACTGGCGCGCGAGCAGGAGGAGTTCACCGACGAGCGGCTGCGGGAGATCTTCTGGGACTTCGCGGCGGCGGAGCGGTCGACGAGCGAGCCGCTCGTGCTGACCTCCCTGCTGGACCGGCAGATCTTCGAGGGGTACGAGGTGCGCTGA
- a CDS encoding transposase — MIADKAHAHTNTRTALQRRPIKAAIPERVDRIARRRTKGSPSGRPPAFDPDLCKPRNVVERCFNRLKRLRGPATRFAKRAACPPRRDRLAPHRPPPEVKIRRKP, encoded by the coding sequence GTGATCGCCGACAAGGCCCACGCCCACACGAACACCCGCACCGCGTTACAGCGGCGGCCGATCAAGGCCGCCATCCCGGAACGTGTCGACCGGATCGCCCGCCGCAGGACCAAGGGCTCGCCCAGCGGCAGGCCACCGGCCTTCGACCCCGACCTCTGCAAGCCGCGCAACGTGGTCGAGCGCTGCTTCAACCGCCTCAAGCGGCTCCGCGGCCCGGCCACCAGGTTCGCGAAACGAGCCGCCTGCCCACCGCGCCGAGATCGTCTTGCCCCGCATCGCCCTCCACCTGAGGTGAAGATCCGCAGGAAGCCCTAG
- a CDS encoding GNAT family N-acetyltransferase, with product MPALTLFRLYDLPAEPPDAGDLRPVSPLVLRLLWDEWGADGEPPWPAPAAELLLATRNGRPVGCVGVNLTAPGAVGPLLRAPAPADRADLAESLLHGALWRLRWLGHAYGFAPADVAGHAGEALRATSWVLPGDVGSPPADRDVPGQEWGDVLVDLRGWPLPRPVVELELDGAPVLVRRPEAAEQLLVVDWIKDVFGRGWAAEFARAFAHDPVSAVVVARPRGFAEDPRRCLLGFIAYNTVRAGMLSSIALSEEIRGRDNGIAATLLSSCLSEARAHGFDHVVLGGVSRRLVALRAVDAAWTVPGSCPGVFGKGIRDR from the coding sequence GTGCCCGCGCTCACCCTCTTCCGCCTGTACGACCTCCCGGCGGAGCCGCCCGACGCCGGGGACCTGCGCCCCGTCTCGCCGCTCGTGCTGCGCCTGCTGTGGGACGAGTGGGGCGCGGACGGCGAGCCGCCGTGGCCCGCGCCCGCCGCGGAACTGCTGCTGGCCACCAGGAACGGCAGACCGGTGGGCTGCGTGGGCGTCAACCTCACCGCGCCCGGCGCGGTCGGCCCGCTACTGCGCGCCCCGGCGCCCGCCGACCGCGCGGACCTGGCCGAGTCGCTGCTGCACGGCGCGCTGTGGCGGTTGCGCTGGCTGGGCCACGCCTACGGGTTCGCGCCCGCCGACGTCGCAGGCCACGCGGGCGAAGCGCTGCGCGCGACGAGCTGGGTGCTGCCAGGCGACGTGGGCTCGCCGCCCGCCGACCGGGACGTGCCGGGGCAGGAGTGGGGCGACGTGCTGGTGGACCTGCGGGGCTGGCCGCTGCCGCGCCCGGTGGTCGAGCTGGAGCTGGACGGCGCCCCGGTGCTGGTGCGCAGGCCCGAGGCGGCCGAGCAGCTGCTGGTGGTCGACTGGATCAAGGACGTCTTCGGCCGGGGCTGGGCGGCCGAGTTCGCCCGCGCGTTCGCGCACGACCCCGTCTCGGCGGTCGTCGTGGCCAGGCCGAGGGGGTTCGCCGAGGACCCGAGGCGGTGCCTGCTCGGGTTCATCGCCTACAACACCGTGCGCGCCGGGATGCTGTCCTCCATCGCGCTGAGCGAGGAGATCCGGGGGCGGGACAACGGGATCGCGGCGACCCTGCTGTCGTCCTGCCTGTCCGAGGCCCGCGCGCACGGCTTCGACCACGTCGTGCTGGGCGGGGTGAGCAGGAGGCTGGTGGCGCTGCGCGCCGTCGACGCCGCCTGGACCGTGCCGGGGTCCTGCCCCGGCGTCTTCGGGAAGGGGATTCGCGACCGATGA
- a CDS encoding WXG100-like domain-containing protein: protein MAEATAEVTATATAAMVVAKRVAGAANGADVNPEIESIGKDAAAEPEAFTPTGNVAAPADPFASLAQVAGWTMDYVAFLREPIDQLQTDKGSVQATADAYRTASERMRELSNTQREQLGNPQGWTGESMEAFKGSMDKFGGELDSMANAVAQKGVVVEATGKMVEGMRAGVIDQVSRFSDSLAPAAVAAYVMAPLTFGASIPIFLASVVDAATQVGQDISGRMDQLKEAMGRQAERMGKLDQLSDQVSKEWERYDDVSDNATATATGRLAARMPNAEEGTTTASLANAPRAMTAEGTTSPTLPNAPRGMMVEGETSPTLPNAPRGMTAEGTTNPSGMNAPRPRFADDEAALEPKQGLLQSRQGLLQPMERGELRQGALLEPMQAGERRMMQPLEPKMAAERMHALEPRVGVERMHALEPRMVGERMQPLEPMQRAEHSQMHAVERQQGTPAHHVLQPTQQGTPAYHPLQPTQQGTPAHHVLQPTQQGTPAHHPLQPMHQGTPAYQQSVQPLQPMHQGTPAYQQPVQPLQPMHQGTPVYQQQQPLQPTHMSVPAQQAEPLRPTQAWTREQRQVENG from the coding sequence ATGGCAGAAGCCACCGCAGAAGTTACCGCCACCGCGACCGCCGCCATGGTCGTGGCGAAGAGGGTGGCCGGCGCGGCTAACGGGGCTGATGTCAACCCGGAGATCGAGTCCATCGGCAAGGACGCCGCCGCCGAGCCGGAGGCCTTCACGCCCACCGGCAACGTCGCCGCGCCCGCCGACCCGTTCGCCAGCCTGGCCCAGGTCGCCGGGTGGACGATGGACTACGTCGCGTTCCTGCGCGAGCCGATCGACCAGCTGCAGACCGACAAGGGCAGCGTCCAGGCCACCGCCGACGCCTACCGCACCGCGTCCGAGCGGATGCGCGAGCTGTCGAACACCCAGCGCGAGCAGCTGGGCAACCCGCAGGGCTGGACCGGCGAGTCCATGGAGGCCTTCAAGGGCAGCATGGACAAGTTCGGCGGCGAGCTGGACTCGATGGCGAACGCGGTCGCGCAGAAGGGCGTGGTCGTCGAGGCCACCGGCAAGATGGTCGAGGGGATGCGCGCGGGCGTCATCGACCAGGTCAGCCGGTTCTCCGACTCGCTGGCCCCCGCCGCCGTCGCCGCCTACGTCATGGCCCCGCTGACCTTCGGCGCCTCGATCCCGATCTTCCTGGCCTCGGTGGTGGACGCCGCCACCCAGGTCGGCCAGGACATCTCCGGGCGCATGGACCAGCTCAAGGAGGCCATGGGCCGCCAGGCCGAGCGGATGGGCAAGCTCGACCAGCTGTCCGACCAGGTCAGCAAGGAGTGGGAGCGGTACGACGACGTCTCCGACAACGCCACCGCCACCGCGACCGGCCGCCTGGCTGCGCGGATGCCGAACGCGGAGGAGGGCACGACCACCGCGTCCCTGGCCAACGCCCCGCGCGCCATGACGGCCGAGGGCACGACCAGCCCGACCCTGCCGAACGCCCCGCGCGGCATGATGGTCGAGGGCGAGACCAGCCCGACCCTGCCCAACGCCCCGCGCGGCATGACCGCCGAGGGCACCACCAACCCGTCCGGGATGAACGCGCCGCGCCCGAGGTTCGCCGACGACGAGGCCGCGCTGGAGCCCAAGCAGGGCCTGCTCCAGTCCAGGCAGGGGCTGCTGCAGCCGATGGAGCGGGGCGAGCTGCGGCAGGGCGCGCTGCTGGAGCCCATGCAGGCGGGCGAGCGGCGGATGATGCAGCCCCTGGAGCCGAAGATGGCGGCCGAGCGGATGCACGCCTTGGAGCCGAGGGTGGGCGTGGAGCGGATGCACGCGCTGGAGCCCAGGATGGTGGGGGAGCGGATGCAGCCGCTCGAGCCCATGCAGCGGGCCGAGCACTCGCAGATGCACGCGGTCGAGCGGCAGCAGGGCACCCCCGCGCACCACGTGCTCCAGCCGACGCAGCAGGGCACTCCGGCCTACCACCCGCTGCAGCCGACCCAGCAGGGCACTCCGGCGCACCACGTGCTGCAGCCGACCCAGCAGGGCACCCCCGCGCACCACCCGCTGCAGCCGATGCACCAGGGCACTCCGGCGTACCAGCAGTCCGTGCAGCCGCTCCAGCCGATGCACCAGGGCACCCCGGCGTACCAGCAGCCCGTGCAGCCGTTGCAGCCCATGCACCAGGGCACCCCGGTCTACCAGCAGCAGCAGCCCCTGCAGCCCACGCACATGTCGGTCCCGGCCCAGCAGGCCGAACCGCTGCGCCCCACCCAGGCGTGGACCCGTGAGCAGCGGCAGGTGGAGAACGGCTAG